One Streptococcus sp. DTU_2020_1001019_1_SI_AUS_MUR_006 DNA window includes the following coding sequences:
- a CDS encoding endonuclease III domain-containing protein, with protein MMRQEEIQETLLRLCKHYGEQNWWQSDNKLEDLVSTILIQRTSEKNAKLALAGLMDVMTVEGILGLSLEDLQERIRPAGFFKQKSQTIRGLLIWLRENGGFEVLARIGTEDLRKQLLELKGIGPETADALLLYLFDRSVFISDEYARRLFRRLGFGNFDTYNEMHAVYCNVLEGLTLKQCQEIHAVIDEHGKAFSKSKGQLDESWLR; from the coding sequence ATGATGAGGCAAGAAGAAATACAAGAGACTCTTTTGCGACTCTGTAAGCACTATGGAGAACAAAATTGGTGGCAATCGGATAACAAGCTTGAAGATCTGGTATCGACTATTCTTATCCAGCGAACATCTGAGAAAAATGCTAAGTTGGCTTTAGCTGGTCTTATGGATGTCATGACAGTAGAGGGTATCCTAGGGTTATCACTAGAAGATTTACAGGAACGTATTCGACCTGCTGGATTTTTTAAGCAAAAGTCTCAAACGATTAGGGGACTTCTAATCTGGCTAAGAGAAAATGGTGGTTTTGAGGTTCTTGCTAGGATTGGAACAGAAGATTTACGGAAGCAACTTTTGGAGTTAAAAGGGATTGGACCAGAGACTGCAGATGCACTTTTACTATATCTTTTTGATCGTTCAGTTTTTATTTCGGACGAATATGCTAGAAGACTTTTTCGACGATTAGGATTTGGAAATTTTGATACCTATAATGAAATGCATGCTGTTTATTGTAATGTATTGGAAGGACTCACTCTCAAACAATGCCAAGAGATTCATGCTGTTATTGATGAACATGGGAAAGCTTTTAGCAAAAGTAAAGGCCAGTTAGACGAAAGTTGGTTACGATAA
- a CDS encoding TetR/AcrR family transcriptional regulator yields the protein MTAQDRRITKTRKAIYTAFLQLLNQKNFESITVQEIIDLADVGRSTFYSHYESKELLLDELCRYLFHHLFEREENITTNAYLTHIFSHFKKNQDHVTSLLFSKNDYFLRQLQKELEHHVYPMVAEDLQVSYPNIPASYLKHYVVTNFIETLTWWLKKGKSYTEDQVVRFYLDVMGMK from the coding sequence ATGACTGCTCAAGATCGTCGCATTACCAAGACTCGAAAAGCTATTTATACTGCTTTTTTACAATTACTAAATCAAAAAAATTTTGAATCCATCACTGTTCAGGAGATTATTGACCTAGCAGATGTCGGTCGTTCCACCTTCTACAGTCACTATGAGAGCAAGGAATTACTCCTAGACGAGCTCTGCCGTTATCTCTTTCATCATCTTTTTGAACGTGAGGAAAATATAACTACAAATGCTTACTTGACACATATCTTTTCACATTTTAAGAAAAATCAGGACCACGTCACCAGTCTTCTTTTCTCTAAAAACGACTACTTCCTCCGTCAATTGCAGAAAGAATTGGAACACCATGTTTATCCTATGGTCGCAGAGGACTTGCAAGTTTCCTATCCTAATATTCCTGCTTCTTATCTCAAACACTATGTTGTAACTAACTTTATCGAAACATTGACCTGGTGGCTGAAAAAGGGGAAATCTTACACGGAGGATCAAGTAGTGAGATTTTACTTAGACGTCATGGGGATGAAGTAG
- a CDS encoding ABC transporter permease/substrate-binding protein, translating into MSNLISTFHDRFSEWVTALGQHLQLSLLTLLVAIFLTIPLAVYLNAHKKAATWVLQVAGIFQTIPSMALLGLFIPFMGIGTLPALTALVIYAIFPILENTITALNGIDPSLEEAGIAFGMTKWERLKKFEIPLAMPVIVSGVRTATVMIIGTATLAALVGAGGLGSFILLGIDRRNASLILIGAISSAILAILFNVILKWLEKAKLRTIVSTFAVMVLGLGVSYVPSIIPHNEKENLVIAGKLGPEPEILMNMYKLLIEENTDMTVTVKPNFGKTDFLYQALKKGDIDIYPEFSGTVTESLLQPSPEVGHDPEKVYEVARDGIAKQDQLAFLKPMAYQNTYAIAVPKKIAQEYGLKTISDLKKVEGQLKAGFTLEFNDREDGNKGLQSVYGLNLNVATMEPALRYQAIQSGDIQITDAYSTDAEIARYDLVVLEDDKQLFPPYQGAPLMNAKLLEKHPELEAILNKLAGKITESQMSQMNYQVGIDGKDAYTVAHDFLVEQGLLKK; encoded by the coding sequence ATGTCTAATTTGATTTCAACCTTTCATGATCGATTTAGTGAATGGGTAACAGCTCTGGGACAACACTTACAATTATCTCTTTTGACCTTATTGGTCGCTATTTTTCTGACCATCCCACTTGCGGTTTACCTAAATGCTCATAAAAAAGCAGCGACCTGGGTGCTACAAGTTGCAGGTATCTTCCAGACCATTCCTTCAATGGCCTTGTTGGGGCTCTTTATTCCTTTCATGGGGATTGGAACCTTACCAGCACTCACAGCCCTTGTCATTTACGCTATTTTCCCGATTTTAGAAAATACAATCACAGCCCTGAATGGCATTGATCCTAGTCTTGAGGAGGCCGGGATTGCTTTTGGGATGACCAAGTGGGAGCGACTCAAGAAGTTTGAAATTCCACTTGCCATGCCTGTCATTGTATCGGGGGTTCGAACAGCGACCGTTATGATTATTGGGACAGCGACTCTAGCAGCTCTTGTGGGAGCTGGTGGATTGGGCTCCTTTATCCTTTTGGGAATTGATCGTCGGAATGCTAGTCTCATTTTAATCGGAGCAATCTCATCAGCCATCTTGGCCATTCTCTTTAATGTCATTCTCAAATGGTTGGAAAAGGCAAAGTTGCGTACGATTGTTTCGACCTTTGCGGTCATGGTCCTTGGTTTGGGAGTTAGTTATGTTCCAAGCATTATTCCACATAATGAGAAAGAAAATCTGGTTATAGCTGGGAAGTTGGGACCTGAACCTGAGATTCTCATGAATATGTATAAACTTCTCATCGAGGAAAATACTGATATGACGGTGACGGTCAAGCCTAACTTTGGGAAGACAGATTTCCTTTATCAAGCGCTGAAAAAAGGGGATATTGATATCTATCCAGAATTTTCTGGAACAGTGACAGAGAGTCTCCTCCAACCATCTCCAGAAGTTGGACATGACCCAGAAAAGGTTTACGAGGTGGCTCGTGATGGCATTGCCAAACAGGATCAGCTAGCCTTTCTTAAACCCATGGCTTATCAAAATACTTATGCTATAGCAGTTCCTAAAAAAATTGCGCAAGAATATGGGCTTAAGACGATTTCAGACTTGAAAAAAGTAGAAGGACAGCTCAAGGCGGGATTCACTCTAGAGTTTAATGACCGTGAGGATGGAAACAAGGGTTTGCAGTCTGTTTATGGATTGAATCTCAATGTGGCAACCATGGAGCCAGCTCTTCGCTACCAAGCCATCCAGTCAGGTGACATTCAAATTACAGATGCTTACTCAACAGATGCTGAAATTGCTCGCTATGATTTAGTGGTTTTGGAGGATGATAAACAACTCTTCCCTCCATACCAGGGCGCTCCACTCATGAATGCTAAATTACTCGAAAAACATCCTGAGTTGGAAGCTATTCTTAATAAACTAGCTGGTAAAATCACCGAGAGCCAGATGAGTCAGATGAACTATCAGGTTGGTATTGATGGTAAGGATGCTTATACTGTTGCACATGATTTCTTGGTGGAACAGGGATTATTGAAGAAATGA
- a CDS encoding galactokinase, protein MTQHLTADALRKDFLAVFGQEADQTFFSPGRINLIGEHTDYNGGHVFPAAISLGTYGAARKRDDQVLRFYSANFEDKGIIEVPLADLKFEKEHNWTNYPKGVLHFLQEAGHVIDKGFDFYVFGNIPNGAGLSSSASLELLTGVVAEYLFDLKLDRLDLVKIGKLTENNFIGVNSGIMDQFAIGMGADQRAIYLDTNTLEYDLVPLDLKDNVVVIMNTNKRRELADSKYNERRAECEKAVEELQVALDIQTLGELDEWAFDEYSYLIKDENRLKRARHAVLENQRTLKAQAALQAGDLDKFGRLMNASHVSLEHDYEVTGLELDTLVHTAWAQEGVLGARMTGAGFGGCAIALVQKDTVENFKEAVGKHYEEIVGYAPSFYIAEVAGGTRVLD, encoded by the coding sequence ATGACACAACATCTTACTGCTGATGCACTTCGCAAGGACTTTCTTGCTGTTTTTGGTCAAGAAGCAGATCAAACCTTCTTTTCACCAGGCCGTATCAACTTGATTGGGGAACATACTGACTATAATGGTGGCCATGTTTTCCCAGCTGCTATTTCACTAGGAACTTATGGAGCAGCACGCAAGCGTGATGACCAAGTGTTGCGTTTCTACTCCGCAAACTTTGAGGACAAAGGCATTATCGAAGTTCCTCTGGCTGACCTTAAGTTTGAGAAAGAGCACAACTGGACCAACTATCCAAAAGGTGTCCTTCATTTCTTGCAAGAAGCTGGGCATGTGATTGACAAAGGTTTTGATTTCTATGTCTTTGGGAATATCCCAAATGGTGCTGGTTTGTCATCTTCAGCTTCTTTGGAGCTTTTGACTGGTGTCGTGGCAGAATACCTCTTTGACCTAAAATTGGATCGTTTAGATTTAGTAAAAATCGGAAAATTGACAGAGAATAATTTTATCGGTGTTAACTCTGGTATCATGGACCAATTTGCTATCGGTATGGGGGCAGACCAACGTGCTATATACCTAGATACTAATACTCTAGAATACGACTTGGTTCCCCTTGATTTGAAGGACAATGTCGTTGTTATCATGAACACTAACAAACGCCGTGAACTAGCAGATTCTAAATATAATGAACGCCGTGCTGAGTGTGAAAAAGCAGTGGAAGAACTTCAAGTGGCCTTGGATATCCAGACTTTAGGCGAATTGGATGAATGGGCTTTTGATGAATACAGCTACCTGATCAAAGACGAAAATCGTTTGAAACGTGCTCGCCATGCCGTTCTTGAAAATCAACGTACCCTTAAAGCACAAGCGGCTCTTCAAGCGGGAGATTTGGACAAGTTTGGTCGTTTGATGAATGCATCTCATGTGTCTCTTGAACATGACTATGAAGTAACTGGCTTGGAATTGGATACCCTGGTTCATACAGCTTGGGCTCAAGAAGGTGTTCTTGGTGCTCGTATGACAGGAGCAGGTTTTGGTGGTTGCGCCATTGCCTTGGTTCAAAAAGATACGGTTGAGAACTTTAAAGAAGCTGTTGGCAAACACTATGAAGAAATCGTTGGCTATGCACCAAGCTTCTATATCGCTGAAGTTGCAGGTGGTACTCGCGTTCTTGATTAG
- a CDS encoding zinc-binding dehydrogenase, whose translation MKSAVYTKAGQIGIEEVKRPSIQESDDVIIRVVRACVCGSDLWSYRNPDIKAGHKNSGHEAIGIVEETGEAITTVKPGDFVIVPFTHGCGECDACRAGFDGSCDNHIGNNLGGNFQAEYLRFHYANWALVKIPGQPSDYTEGMLKSLLTLADVMPTGYHAARVADVKPGDKVVVIGDGAVGQCAVIAAKMRGASQIILMSRHEDRQKMALESGATAVVAERGEEGIAKVREILGGGADAALECVGTEAAVEQALGVLHNGGRMGFVGVPHYKNRALGSTFMQNISVAGGAASATTYDKQFLLKAVLDGEINPGRVFTSSYKLKDIDKAYKAMDERKTIKSMIVMD comes from the coding sequence ATGAAATCAGCAGTTTATACTAAGGCAGGTCAGATTGGTATTGAAGAAGTCAAGCGTCCAAGTATTCAAGAATCAGATGATGTTATTATCCGTGTAGTTCGTGCTTGCGTTTGTGGTTCAGACCTTTGGAGCTATCGTAATCCAGATATCAAAGCGGGTCATAAAAATAGTGGACACGAAGCGATTGGAATCGTTGAAGAAACTGGAGAAGCCATTACAACGGTCAAGCCCGGTGATTTTGTGATTGTACCATTTACTCATGGTTGTGGGGAGTGTGATGCCTGTCGTGCAGGATTTGATGGTTCTTGTGACAATCATATCGGAAATAACCTAGGAGGGAATTTCCAAGCTGAATACCTCCGCTTCCACTATGCCAATTGGGCACTTGTTAAAATCCCTGGACAACCGTCTGACTACACAGAAGGGATGCTTAAATCTCTCTTGACTCTAGCTGATGTCATGCCGACAGGCTATCATGCAGCGCGTGTGGCAGATGTGAAACCAGGGGATAAAGTTGTCGTTATTGGCGATGGGGCTGTTGGGCAATGTGCTGTCATCGCAGCTAAAATGCGTGGCGCTTCACAAATTATCCTCATGAGTCGTCACGAAGATCGTCAAAAAATGGCCTTGGAATCAGGAGCGACAGCTGTTGTAGCTGAACGAGGAGAAGAAGGCATTGCCAAGGTGCGAGAAATTCTCGGTGGTGGAGCAGACGCCGCTCTTGAGTGCGTCGGTACTGAAGCGGCTGTTGAGCAAGCACTGGGTGTCCTTCATAATGGCGGTCGCATGGGATTTGTAGGAGTTCCACATTATAAGAATCGTGCTCTTGGTTCAACCTTTATGCAAAATATCTCTGTTGCAGGTGGAGCAGCTTCTGCGACAACATACGATAAGCAATTCTTGCTTAAAGCTGTCCTTGATGGTGAGATCAATCCAGGCCGTGTCTTTACTTCAAGCTATAAACTGAAAGATATTGACAAAGCATATAAGGCTATGGATGAACGTAAGACCATTAAGTCTATGATTGTGATGGATTAA
- a CDS encoding IS3 family transposase (programmed frameshift), producing MKLTYDDKVQIYELRKQGYSLEKLSNKFGINNSNIRYMIKLIDRYGIEFVKKGKNRYYSPDLKQEMINKVLHEGWTKDRVSLEYGLPSRTILLNWLAQYKKNGYTIVEKTRGRIPKMGHKLKTRPEERTELERLQAENEYLRAENAILKKFERTPIEGGKRERRKTEIVQELMTEFSLDILLKAIKLARSTYYYHLKQLDKPDKDQELKAEIQSIFIEHKGNYGYRRIHLELRNRGYLVNHKRVQRLMKVLNLQAKMRQKRKYSSHKGDVGKKADNLIQRQFEAAKPMEKCYTDVTEFAIPNSTQKLYLSPVLDGFNSEIIAFNLSCSPNLEQVQTMLEQAFTEKHYENTILHSDQGWQYQHDSYHRFLESKGIRASMSRKGNSPDNGMMESFFGILKTEMFYGYENTFQSLEHLEQAIVDYIDYYNNKRIKVKLKGLSPVQYRTKSFA from the exons ATGAAATTAACTTATGATGATAAAGTTCAAATCTATGAACTTAGAAAACAAGGATATAGCTTAGAGAAGCTTTCAAATAAATTTGGGATAAACAATTCTAATATTAGGTACATGATTAAATTGATTGATCGTTACGGAATAGAATTCGTCAAAAAAGGAAAAAATCGTTACTATTCTCCTGATTTAAAACAAGAAATGATTAATAAAGTCTTACATGAAGGCTGGACTAAAGATAGAGTTTCACTTGAATACGGCCTCCCAAGTCGTACGATACTTCTTAATTGGCTAGCACAATACAAGAAAAACGGGTATACTATTGTTGAGAAAACAAGAGGGAGAATACCTAAAATGGGACATAAGCTAAAAACGAGACCTGAAGAGAGGACAGAATTAGAACGTCTTCAAGCAGAAAATGAGTACCTGAGAGCGGAGAATGCCATCCTAAAAAAGT TTGAGAGAACTCCGATTGAAGGAGGAAAAAGAGAAAGAAGAAAGACAGAAATTGTTCAAGAATTAATGACTGAGTTTTCGTTAGATATTCTTCTAAAAGCCATTAAACTAGCTCGTTCGACCTACTACTATCACTTGAAACAGCTAGACAAACCAGATAAGGACCAAGAGCTTAAAGCTGAAATTCAATCCATTTTTATCGAACATAAGGGAAATTATGGTTATCGTCGGATTCATTTAGAACTAAGAAATCGTGGTTATCTGGTAAATCATAAAAGAGTTCAACGCTTGATGAAAGTACTCAATTTACAAGCTAAAATGCGACAGAAACGAAAATATTCTTCTCATAAAGGAGACGTTGGTAAGAAAGCAGATAACCTTATTCAACGCCAATTTGAAGCAGCCAAACCAATGGAAAAGTGCTATACGGATGTGACTGAGTTTGCCATTCCAAATAGCACGCAGAAATTGTATTTATCGCCTGTTTTAGATGGCTTTAATAGCGAAATTATTGCTTTTAATCTTTCTTGTTCGCCTAATTTAGAACAAGTACAAACAATGTTGGAACAGGCATTCACAGAGAAGCACTACGAGAATACGATTCTCCATAGCGATCAAGGTTGGCAATACCAACACGATTCTTATCATCGGTTCCTAGAGAGTAAGGGAATTCGAGCATCTATGTCACGTAAGGGCAACAGCCCAGACAACGGCATGATGGAATCTTTCTTTGGCATTCTTAAGACTGAAATGTTTTATGGTTATGAGAATACGTTTCAGTCACTTGAGCACTTGGAACAAGCTATTGTAGACTATATTGATTACTACAACAACAAACGAATTAAGGTAAAACTAAAAGGACTTAGTCCTGTACAATACAGAACTAAATCCTTTGCTTAA
- a CDS encoding bleomycin resistance protein, producing the protein MDYQAVIPEFVVSDIEKSRRFYCNLLGFTVQYERPEEKFLFLSLEDCQLMLEEGSAEELAQLTYPFGRGVNISFGIEDVPRLYQKVIESNYPIHRPLTKREFRVGEQYIYPHEFAVLDPDGYFLRFSE; encoded by the coding sequence ATGGACTATCAAGCCGTCATCCCTGAATTTGTAGTATCTGACATCGAAAAGTCGCGCCGCTTCTACTGCAACTTGCTGGGATTCACTGTCCAATACGAGCGTCCAGAGGAGAAATTTCTCTTCCTCTCGCTTGAAGACTGCCAACTTATGCTAGAAGAAGGCAGTGCAGAAGAATTAGCCCAACTGACTTATCCTTTCGGACGCGGTGTCAACATCTCCTTCGGCATAGAGGATGTCCCTCGACTCTATCAGAAAGTAATAGAGTCTAACTATCCTATTCATCGTCCTTTGACCAAAAGAGAATTTCGTGTTGGTGAACAATATATCTATCCTCATGAATTTGCAGTTTTAGACCCAGATGGTTATTTTTTAAGATTTAGTGAATAG
- a CDS encoding cation diffusion facilitator family transporter encodes MSTKGAVWLAFFLNLSYAIIEFIAGGIFGSSAVLADSVHDLGDAIAIGVSAFLETVSNREEDSHYTLGYKRFSLLGAMVTAVILITGSVLVILENITKLFNPQPVNDEGILWLGIIAVSINVLASLVVRKGKTKNESILSLHFLEDTLGWVAVILMAIVLRFTDWYILDPLLSLVISFFILLKAIPRFWSTLKIFLDAVPEGVDIHQVKSDLEQLDHIASINQLNLWTMDGLEKNAIVHVCLKEIEQMELCKESIRTLLKDCGFQNITIEVDADLETHQAHKRKVEELEVDKSHEHHHH; translated from the coding sequence ATGTCAACGAAAGGTGCTGTTTGGTTAGCTTTTTTCTTAAATTTGAGTTATGCCATTATTGAGTTTATCGCAGGAGGGATTTTTGGTTCTAGTGCTGTGCTTGCTGACTCCGTTCATGACTTGGGAGATGCAATCGCAATTGGGGTATCAGCCTTTCTAGAAACAGTCTCTAATCGTGAAGAAGACAGCCACTATACCTTGGGCTATAAGCGCTTTAGCCTCTTGGGGGCCATGGTAACGGCTGTGATTCTAATAACAGGGTCTGTTCTCGTTATTTTAGAAAATATAACGAAACTCTTTAATCCACAACCGGTCAACGATGAGGGAATCTTATGGTTAGGAATCATTGCTGTTAGCATTAATGTGCTGGCAAGTCTAGTAGTTCGTAAAGGAAAAACCAAGAATGAGTCTATTCTGAGTCTTCATTTTCTGGAAGATACTTTGGGTTGGGTGGCCGTCATCCTAATGGCCATTGTTCTGCGATTTACCGACTGGTATATTCTGGATCCGCTCTTATCTCTTGTCATTTCCTTCTTCATTCTGTTAAAGGCTATTCCACGTTTTTGGTCTACTCTCAAGATTTTCTTGGATGCTGTGCCAGAAGGAGTGGATATCCATCAAGTAAAGAGTGATTTGGAGCAACTGGACCACATAGCTAGTATCAATCAGCTCAATCTCTGGACCATGGATGGTTTGGAGAAAAATGCTATTGTCCATGTTTGTCTAAAAGAAATTGAACAGATGGAGCTTTGCAAGGAATCGATTCGAACCCTACTCAAAGATTGTGGTTTCCAAAATATCACCATTGAGGTTGATGCAGACCTAGAAACTCACCAAGCCCATAAGCGAAAGGTCGAAGAGTTGGAAGTAGATAAAAGTCATGAACATCATCATCATTAA
- a CDS encoding UDP-glucose--hexose-1-phosphate uridylyltransferase, producing MTLVETFVTKVIAESTFEELDRIYLTNRVLALVGEGIFDVETDQDNLIDLKDHLVEEAVRLETIEDSQAAREILGADLMDLVTPCPSQLNRDFWDTYAQSPEQAIANFYQLSQKNDYIKLKAIAKNIAYRVPSDYGELEITINLSKPEKDPKEIAAAKLVKSSNYPQCQLCMENEGYHGRVNHPARSNHRIIRFDISGQEWGFQYSPYAYFNEHCIFLDSKHRPMAISRQSFERLLAIVEQFPGYFAGSNADLPIVGGSILTHDHYQGGRHVFPMEVAPIQKSFTFADFKTVKAGIVQWPMSVIRLTSDSKEDLTDLAEKILLAWRQYSDLSVQVLAESNGTPHHTITPIARKRDGQFELDLVLRDNQTSPEHPDGIYHPHKDVQHIKKENIGLIEVMGLAILPPRLKEEVEQVAAYLVGEGVSIADYHQEWADELKESHPGLTDKDQALEIVQESVGKIFARVLEDAGVYKQTEEGQAAFMRFVEQVGILPE from the coding sequence GTGACCTTAGTAGAAACATTTGTTACCAAAGTCATTGCAGAAAGTACCTTTGAAGAGTTGGACCGGATTTATCTGACTAATCGTGTCTTGGCTTTGGTTGGTGAAGGAATTTTTGACGTTGAGACTGATCAGGACAACTTGATTGATCTCAAAGACCATCTTGTCGAGGAAGCCGTTCGATTGGAAACAATTGAAGATAGTCAGGCTGCGCGTGAGATACTAGGCGCTGACCTCATGGACTTGGTAACCCCTTGTCCAAGTCAGCTTAATCGTGACTTTTGGGATACCTATGCCCAGTCACCAGAGCAGGCGATTGCGAACTTCTACCAACTCAGTCAGAAGAATGACTACATCAAACTAAAGGCTATCGCAAAGAATATTGCTTATCGTGTTCCGTCTGACTACGGTGAATTAGAGATTACCATCAATCTCTCTAAGCCTGAAAAGGATCCAAAAGAGATAGCGGCAGCTAAGTTGGTCAAGTCGAGTAACTATCCTCAATGTCAGCTCTGTATGGAAAATGAAGGTTACCATGGTCGTGTCAACCATCCAGCTAGAAGCAACCATCGCATTATTCGTTTTGATATTTCTGGTCAGGAGTGGGGCTTCCAGTATTCGCCTTACGCTTACTTTAATGAGCACTGTATTTTCCTAGATAGCAAGCATCGTCCTATGGCCATTAGTCGCCAAAGTTTTGAACGTTTGTTAGCAATTGTGGAGCAGTTTCCAGGCTACTTTGCTGGTTCGAATGCTGATTTGCCAATCGTGGGTGGTTCCATCCTGACGCACGATCATTATCAAGGGGGGCGGCATGTCTTTCCAATGGAAGTGGCTCCTATTCAGAAAAGCTTTACCTTTGCAGATTTTAAAACTGTTAAAGCAGGGATTGTTCAGTGGCCTATGTCTGTGATTCGACTAACTTCAGATTCTAAAGAGGATTTGACGGACCTTGCTGAGAAAATCTTACTGGCTTGGCGTCAGTACTCAGATCTAAGTGTGCAGGTCTTGGCGGAAAGCAACGGGACACCGCACCATACCATTACACCGATTGCGCGTAAAAGAGATGGGCAGTTTGAGTTGGATTTGGTCTTGCGGGATAATCAAACATCTCCAGAACATCCAGATGGTATCTATCATCCCCACAAGGATGTCCAGCATATCAAGAAGGAAAATATCGGCTTGATAGAGGTCATGGGTTTGGCAATCTTGCCACCACGCTTGAAGGAAGAAGTGGAGCAAGTAGCAGCTTATCTAGTCGGAGAGGGCGTTTCTATTGCGGATTATCACCAAGAATGGGCGGATGAGTTGAAAGAAAGTCATCCTGGATTGACTGATAAAGACCAAGCTCTCGAAATTGTCCAAGAATCTGTGGGTAAAATCTTCGCTCGAGTATTGGAAGATGCAGGTGTTTACAAGCAAACAGAAGAAGGACAAGCTGCCTTTATGCGCTTTGTGGAGCAGGTTGGTATTTTGCCCGAATAA
- a CDS encoding PaaI family thioesterase produces MKDFHFDAISAFENYEIEKMRDGHVVVTTKVVDSSLNYYGNAHGGYLFTLCDQISGLVVISLGLDGVTLQSSINYLKAGNLGDVLTIKGECVHHGRTTCVVDVDITNQDGRNVCKATFTMFVTGQRSEDRQVRI; encoded by the coding sequence ATGAAAGATTTTCACTTTGACGCTATATCTGCCTTTGAAAATTACGAAATCGAAAAAATGAGAGATGGTCACGTTGTGGTGACGACAAAAGTAGTGGACTCCTCACTCAACTATTATGGCAATGCCCATGGAGGCTATCTATTTACCCTTTGTGACCAAATCAGTGGACTTGTGGTGATTTCGCTAGGATTAGACGGAGTGACGCTCCAGTCTTCCATCAACTATCTGAAAGCTGGAAATCTAGGGGATGTTCTCACTATCAAAGGAGAATGTGTCCATCATGGACGTACCACTTGTGTCGTCGATGTTGATATCACCAACCAAGATGGTCGAAATGTCTGCAAGGCAACCTTCACCATGTTTGTCACAGGGCAACGATCTGAAGATAGACAGGTGAGGATTTAG
- a CDS encoding LacI family DNA-binding transcriptional regulator → MATLKDIAQLASVSIATVSRVLNRDQSLSVTEETRHRILTVAEELGYTKHLKTGESHKLKQKIAIIQWVSEQGELEDLYYYQIRLGIEKRAQELDYDILRYFNDQPFTLSEEVIGILCIGKFSRAQIASFEEYQKPLVFLDSDTIALGHTCVITDFYNAVRQVVDYFTDHGLKKVGILSGLETTTDHEEVISDKRLDYFKSYTQEKGIYNEKFIFQGEFTAQSGYDLMKHAIQSLGKQLPSAFFAASDSLAIGALRALQEASIHLPERVSLISFNDTSLTKQVFPPLSSITVYTEEMGRTGMDILNREVLHGRKIPSLTMLGTKLTLRESTLH, encoded by the coding sequence ATGGCTACACTCAAAGATATCGCTCAGCTAGCCTCTGTCTCGATCGCAACTGTATCCCGCGTTCTCAATCGCGATCAGAGCCTATCTGTTACAGAAGAAACTCGACATCGTATCTTAACCGTCGCAGAAGAACTAGGATATACAAAACATCTCAAAACAGGCGAAAGTCATAAACTCAAACAAAAAATTGCTATCATCCAGTGGGTGAGCGAACAAGGTGAATTAGAGGATCTCTACTACTACCAGATCCGTCTCGGAATTGAAAAAAGAGCTCAAGAGTTAGACTATGACATTTTGCGCTATTTTAACGACCAACCTTTCACGCTTAGCGAGGAAGTGATTGGTATCCTCTGTATTGGTAAATTTAGTCGTGCACAGATTGCTTCATTCGAGGAATATCAAAAGCCTCTAGTTTTCCTTGACAGTGATACGATTGCCCTTGGTCATACCTGTGTCATTACGGATTTCTATAATGCGGTTAGACAGGTGGTTGATTACTTTACAGATCATGGGCTTAAAAAGGTTGGTATCCTATCCGGTCTTGAAACTACTACTGACCATGAAGAAGTTATCTCAGATAAACGCTTAGATTACTTTAAATCCTATACACAAGAAAAAGGAATTTATAACGAGAAATTCATTTTCCAAGGAGAGTTTACTGCCCAATCTGGCTACGACTTAATGAAACATGCAATTCAAAGCTTGGGGAAACAACTTCCATCTGCCTTTTTTGCTGCAAGTGATAGTCTGGCAATCGGTGCCCTTCGGGCACTCCAAGAAGCTAGTATCCACCTGCCAGAGCGAGTGAGTTTAATTTCCTTTAATGACACTAGCTTGACCAAACAAGTTTTCCCACCCCTTTCAAGTATCACTGTTTATACAGAGGAAATGGGACGCACAGGCATGGATATCCTTAATAGAGAAGTGCTCCACGGACGCAAAATTCCAAGCCTCACTATGCTGGGAACCAAGCTGACTTTAAGAGAAAGCACCTTGCATTAA